One segment of Hippopotamus amphibius kiboko isolate mHipAmp2 chromosome 2, mHipAmp2.hap2, whole genome shotgun sequence DNA contains the following:
- the XPA gene encoding DNA repair protein complementing XP-A cells isoform X3, which produces MGRKLSLEKVKGFASSHGAGMANVKAAPKIIDTGGGFILEEEEEDEHTIGKVVHQPGPVMEFDYVICEECGKEFMDSYLMNHFDLATCDNCRDADDKHKLITKTEAKEEYLLKDCDLEKREPALKFIVKKNPHHAQWGDMKLYLKLQIVKRSLEVWGSQEALEEAKEVRQKNREKMKQKKFDKKVKELRRAVRSSVWKKETVAHQHEYGPEENLEDDMYRKTCTVCGHELTYEKM; this is translated from the exons GCATGGCTAATGTAAAAGCAGCCCCAAAGATAATCGACACTGGAGGAGGCTTTAttctggaagaggaggaggaagacgaaCATACAATTGGAAAAGTTGTTCATCAACCAG GACCTGTTATGGAATTTGATTACGTTATATGTGAAGAATGTGGTAAAGAATTTATGGATTCTTATCTTATGAACCACTTTGATTTGGCAACTTGTGATAATTGcag AGATGCTGATGATAAACACAAGCTTATAactaaaacagaagcaaaagaagAATACCTTCTGAAAGATTGTGATTTAGAAAAAAGAGAACCAGCTCTTAAATTTATTGTGAAGAAGAATCCTCATCATGCACAGTGGGGTGATATGAAACTCTACTTAAAATTACAG ATTGTGAAGAGGTCTCTTGAAGTTTGGGGTAGTCAGGAAGCATTAGAAGAAGCAAAGGAAGTTCGACAGAAAAACCgggaaaaaatgaaacagaagaaatttgATAAAAAAGTCAAAG agttaCGGCGAGCAGTAAGAAGCAGTGTATGGAAAAAGGAAACAGTCGCTCATCAACATGAGTATGGACCAGAAGAAAACCTAGAGGATGACATGTACCGGAAGACTTGTACTGTGTGTGGCCATGAGCTAACATATGAGAAGATGTGA
- the XPA gene encoding DNA repair protein complementing XP-A cells isoform X4 produces MANVKAAPKIIDTGGGFILEEEEEDEHTIGKVVHQPGPVMEFDYVICEECGKEFMDSYLMNHFDLATCDNCRDADDKHKLITKTEAKEEYLLKDCDLEKREPALKFIVKKNPHHAQWGDMKLYLKLQIVKRSLEVWGSQEALEEAKEVRQKNREKMKQKKFDKKVKELRRAVRSSVWKKETVAHQHEYGPEENLEDDMYRKTCTVCGHELTYEKM; encoded by the exons ATGGCTAATGTAAAAGCAGCCCCAAAGATAATCGACACTGGAGGAGGCTTTAttctggaagaggaggaggaagacgaaCATACAATTGGAAAAGTTGTTCATCAACCAG GACCTGTTATGGAATTTGATTACGTTATATGTGAAGAATGTGGTAAAGAATTTATGGATTCTTATCTTATGAACCACTTTGATTTGGCAACTTGTGATAATTGcag AGATGCTGATGATAAACACAAGCTTATAactaaaacagaagcaaaagaagAATACCTTCTGAAAGATTGTGATTTAGAAAAAAGAGAACCAGCTCTTAAATTTATTGTGAAGAAGAATCCTCATCATGCACAGTGGGGTGATATGAAACTCTACTTAAAATTACAG ATTGTGAAGAGGTCTCTTGAAGTTTGGGGTAGTCAGGAAGCATTAGAAGAAGCAAAGGAAGTTCGACAGAAAAACCgggaaaaaatgaaacagaagaaatttgATAAAAAAGTCAAAG agttaCGGCGAGCAGTAAGAAGCAGTGTATGGAAAAAGGAAACAGTCGCTCATCAACATGAGTATGGACCAGAAGAAAACCTAGAGGATGACATGTACCGGAAGACTTGTACTGTGTGTGGCCATGAGCTAACATATGAGAAGATGTGA
- the XPA gene encoding DNA repair protein complementing XP-A cells isoform X1 produces MAAAGGASSEPAASEQPVELSAAMRASIERKRQRALMLRQARLAARPYPATAAAATGGMANVKAAPKIIDTGGGFILEEEEEDEHTIGKVVHQPGPVMEFDYVICEECGKEFMDSYLMNHFDLATCDNCRDADDKHKLITKTEAKEEYLLKDCDLEKREPALKFIVKKNPHHAQWGDMKLYLKLQIVKRSLEVWGSQEALEEAKEVRQKNREKMKQKKFDKKVKELRRAVRSSVWKKETVAHQHEYGPEENLEDDMYRKTCTVCGHELTYEKM; encoded by the exons ATGGCGGCCGCCGGGGGAGCTTCGTCCGAGCCGGCGGCTTCAGAGCAGCCGGTGGAGCTGTCTGCCGCGATGCGGGCGAGCATCGAGCGGAAGCGGCAGCGGGCGCTGATGCTGCGCCAGGCCCGGCTGGCGGCCCGGCCTTATCCGGCGACGGCGGCTGCGGCTACCGGAG GCATGGCTAATGTAAAAGCAGCCCCAAAGATAATCGACACTGGAGGAGGCTTTAttctggaagaggaggaggaagacgaaCATACAATTGGAAAAGTTGTTCATCAACCAG GACCTGTTATGGAATTTGATTACGTTATATGTGAAGAATGTGGTAAAGAATTTATGGATTCTTATCTTATGAACCACTTTGATTTGGCAACTTGTGATAATTGcag AGATGCTGATGATAAACACAAGCTTATAactaaaacagaagcaaaagaagAATACCTTCTGAAAGATTGTGATTTAGAAAAAAGAGAACCAGCTCTTAAATTTATTGTGAAGAAGAATCCTCATCATGCACAGTGGGGTGATATGAAACTCTACTTAAAATTACAG ATTGTGAAGAGGTCTCTTGAAGTTTGGGGTAGTCAGGAAGCATTAGAAGAAGCAAAGGAAGTTCGACAGAAAAACCgggaaaaaatgaaacagaagaaatttgATAAAAAAGTCAAAG agttaCGGCGAGCAGTAAGAAGCAGTGTATGGAAAAAGGAAACAGTCGCTCATCAACATGAGTATGGACCAGAAGAAAACCTAGAGGATGACATGTACCGGAAGACTTGTACTGTGTGTGGCCATGAGCTAACATATGAGAAGATGTGA
- the XPA gene encoding DNA repair protein complementing XP-A cells isoform X2, translating to MRTIFTSLKHSIPVFKNNTDKQGGMANVKAAPKIIDTGGGFILEEEEEDEHTIGKVVHQPGPVMEFDYVICEECGKEFMDSYLMNHFDLATCDNCRDADDKHKLITKTEAKEEYLLKDCDLEKREPALKFIVKKNPHHAQWGDMKLYLKLQIVKRSLEVWGSQEALEEAKEVRQKNREKMKQKKFDKKVKELRRAVRSSVWKKETVAHQHEYGPEENLEDDMYRKTCTVCGHELTYEKM from the exons GCATGGCTAATGTAAAAGCAGCCCCAAAGATAATCGACACTGGAGGAGGCTTTAttctggaagaggaggaggaagacgaaCATACAATTGGAAAAGTTGTTCATCAACCAG GACCTGTTATGGAATTTGATTACGTTATATGTGAAGAATGTGGTAAAGAATTTATGGATTCTTATCTTATGAACCACTTTGATTTGGCAACTTGTGATAATTGcag AGATGCTGATGATAAACACAAGCTTATAactaaaacagaagcaaaagaagAATACCTTCTGAAAGATTGTGATTTAGAAAAAAGAGAACCAGCTCTTAAATTTATTGTGAAGAAGAATCCTCATCATGCACAGTGGGGTGATATGAAACTCTACTTAAAATTACAG ATTGTGAAGAGGTCTCTTGAAGTTTGGGGTAGTCAGGAAGCATTAGAAGAAGCAAAGGAAGTTCGACAGAAAAACCgggaaaaaatgaaacagaagaaatttgATAAAAAAGTCAAAG agttaCGGCGAGCAGTAAGAAGCAGTGTATGGAAAAAGGAAACAGTCGCTCATCAACATGAGTATGGACCAGAAGAAAACCTAGAGGATGACATGTACCGGAAGACTTGTACTGTGTGTGGCCATGAGCTAACATATGAGAAGATGTGA